The Lysobacter enzymogenes genome window below encodes:
- a CDS encoding LysM domain-containing protein → MANYDFPPGSRYYDIAVAQLPQPDGGALPYLRRRFLPAADALATLARRRVVEGDRPDLIAARELGDAEAFWRLCDANATMHPDELTAEPGAIVRIALPDGVPPPARE, encoded by the coding sequence ATGGCCAACTACGACTTTCCGCCCGGCAGCCGCTACTACGACATCGCCGTCGCGCAGTTGCCGCAGCCCGACGGCGGCGCGCTGCCGTACCTGCGCCGGCGTTTCCTGCCGGCGGCCGACGCGCTGGCGACGCTGGCCCGGCGCCGGGTCGTCGAGGGCGACCGCCCCGACCTGATCGCCGCGCGCGAACTCGGCGACGCCGAAGCGTTCTGGCGCCTGTGCGACGCCAACGCGACGATGCATCCCGACGAGCTGACCGCCGAGCCCGGCGCGATCGTGCGCATCGCCCTGCCCGACGGCGTGCCGCCTCCGGCGCGGGAGTGA
- a CDS encoding phage baseplate assembly protein V, with protein sequence MSNASRNGQFPGLYRGTVTLNTDPEFRGRLLLMIPDVTTFVPSTWAEPCTPLAGPTGPGMGVYMVPTVGAAVWVMFEHGDVNKPVWMGCRFDTQADAPSMSKLSNPLDPSIIISTVLQNQLIISDLPPTPLTGGIVLQTTTGAMLVVNDSGIYIDNGKGASIWLVGPTITFNKTAMAIT encoded by the coding sequence ATGAGCAACGCCTCGCGCAACGGGCAGTTTCCCGGCCTCTACCGCGGCACGGTGACCTTGAACACCGACCCGGAATTCCGCGGCCGCCTGCTGCTGATGATTCCCGACGTGACCACCTTCGTGCCCTCGACCTGGGCCGAACCGTGCACGCCGCTGGCCGGGCCGACCGGCCCCGGCATGGGCGTATACATGGTGCCCACGGTCGGCGCCGCGGTGTGGGTCATGTTCGAACACGGCGACGTCAACAAGCCGGTGTGGATGGGCTGCCGCTTCGACACCCAGGCCGATGCGCCGTCGATGTCCAAGCTCAGCAATCCGCTCGACCCCAGCATCATCATTTCGACCGTGCTGCAGAACCAGTTGATCATCAGCGACCTGCCGCCGACGCCGCTGACCGGCGGCATCGTGCTGCAGACCACCACCGGCGCGATGCTCGTGGTCAACGACAGCGGCATCTACATCGACAACGGCAAGGGCGCGTCGATCTGGCTGGTCGGGCCGACCATCACCTTCAACAAGACCGCCATGGCCATCACCTGA
- a CDS encoding GPW/gp25 family protein produces the protein MHLDFPFRIDGRGRSAQTDHAGYVRDLIEQLVFTQPGERVNRPDFGSGLMQLVFAGNSPELAATVQFTLQAALQRWLSDLIEVRELRVDSDDATLTVSLSYLLLRTREQVDARFVRPI, from the coding sequence ATGCATCTCGACTTCCCCTTCCGCATCGACGGCCGCGGCCGCAGCGCGCAGACCGACCACGCCGGCTACGTGCGCGACCTGATCGAACAACTGGTGTTCACCCAACCCGGCGAACGGGTCAACCGCCCCGACTTCGGCAGCGGCCTGATGCAGCTGGTGTTCGCCGGCAACAGCCCCGAGCTGGCCGCGACCGTGCAGTTCACCCTGCAAGCGGCGCTGCAACGCTGGCTGTCGGACCTGATCGAAGTGCGCGAGCTGCGCGTCGACAGCGACGACGCCACCCTCACCGTCAGCCTCAGCTACCTGCTGCTGCGCACCCGCGAGCAGGTCGACGCCCGCTTCGTCCGCCCCATCTGA